TATAAATGTGAATGGGAAAGATTGGTATATGGAGGAAACCTCCATATTGCTAAATTGCCAAATAAGGTTTTAGATTATTTTTGCATCTTGTCGTAAGGTCCATATTTGTGCTGTGTTGTTGGGAATGGATCGTCATATGATCCAGTATCCATATCCAAAGGCTTGATTCTTTTATCGGGAAAATCTTTTTCTCGATTTTTCTTGATGGGGCGTTTTTGAGAGTTAATATAGCTTGCGACATCATAAGCTTCTTCTAATGTCAGTGTTGGATTCCCCAAAGGCATATTTGTTTTGATATAAGAAGTTGCTTTGATAAGTCGATACATACCTGCGCCAGTATTATAAGAATCTTTGCCCCATAGAGGAGGGTAGAGATAGTAGCCACCCTTTCTTTCTTTATTTTTGACCCCTAGACCATTTTCTTGATGACAAGCCGCACATTTTTCCAGATAAACAACTTTTCCTTTCTTAGGATCGGCTGAACGGCTTAAAAATGCGACTCTTCCTACTCCTTGACCCTTTGTTTTTGCACCCACAGGAATACCCTGCGAAATCCAATGCATATAAGCTACCATCGCTTTCATCTCTTTAGAATCAATGGGCATCTTTCTTCCATTCATGCTTCTTTCAAAACAACCATTGATGCGCTCTTCAAGTGTAACTACAGCATCGGAGCGTGGGCTATGTTGTGGATAACGACCATAAATGCCTACAAACCCTGCATGATTAGGCATACTTCCACCTAGGGCGTGGCAACTAGAACAAGAAAGATTATTTCCTGCAAAACGCTTCTTTGGATCTTTGGCTTGAGGTCCTACATGATATGTGGTTTCATTCAAAATCTTGTTCCCCAAGATGACTAATTGAGAATACTTGGAATTCTTTGGCATCTTGCTTTCATCAATATAGCCATCATCTTGCAATGCTTTAGGCTTAGTCCATTCGCTTTGTGGCAAATTGATTCCTGTGGCTTGTTTGGTTTGTAAAATTTGTTTATCAAATGCTCCAAGATTTGAATGTAGGGCAAGAATTGAAGCTATAAATACAAACTTTTTTATGGCATCTCCTTTAAACCTATGAGCGATATTTAGAAAATGAGAAAATTATTATAGCTTTTTATTAAATTTGAAAGAGCTTAAAGACTTTTTACTTACTTTTAATCAATGAGGAATTAAGAAGTTTTAGTATAAAAATTAAAAATACCCTACCCCCACATCATACTAATTTCCCCCCCTTGCAAAGGGTGTAACCCGCCTTATCTAACTACCAGCTTTTGCCCTTGTGCTCCTGTGCTTTGGCTTTATTAGGTTGACTTTTATGTTTTTAGTCATGTCTGTGTAACATGTTTTTAAAATTTTCTTCTATAGTATCCAAGAGTTGCCAGCGTTTTTTACGGATCGAGCGTTTTTTTTGGGGGTAATATGTGATGTCTCTATGGGCATGGGGGAGATTATAGTAAGTGCGCCCTCCAATCTCTACCAAATCCACCTCGTCTGCTCCGCGTTTCATAAAAAAATCATCATAATCGCGCACAAGTCTCCGGCGACCCGCATACCTAACATAACTCACTTGCGCTGCATTGGGGATTCCTAAAGTTTTGTTTAGACCTAAGATTCGGGTGAGGATCTTTTGCAATTCCACCAAAAAAGCGGCAGGGTGGCAACAACAATGCTTGGTTAAAAATCTAATGCATTCTTGGTCTACTTGCGCCTCACCTTTCACTAAAGTTTCACCCTTGACACTAGTGATGAGCAAGTCCAATTGGGGGGTGATACACAGCGGAGAAGCGTA
This portion of the Helicobacter felis ATCC 49179 genome encodes:
- a CDS encoding c-type cytochrome, producing MPQSEWTKPKALQDDGYIDESKMPKNSKYSQLVILGNKILNETTYHVGPQAKDPKKRFAGNNLSCSSCHALGGSMPNHAGFVGIYGRYPQHSPRSDAVVTLEERINGCFERSMNGRKMPIDSKEMKAMVAYMHWISQGIPVGAKTKGQGVGRVAFLSRSADPKKGKVVYLEKCAACHQENGLGVKNKERKGGYYLYPPLWGKDSYNTGAGMYRLIKATSYIKTNMPLGNPTLTLEEAYDVASYINSQKRPIKKNREKDFPDKRIKPLDMDTGSYDDPFPTTQHKYGPYDKMQK
- a CDS encoding DUF535 family protein; this encodes MRGFTYQEGFLWLEISFTKENTSKRLYASPLCITPQLDLLITSVKGETLVKGEAQVDQECIRFLTKHCCCHPAAFLVELQKILTRILGLNKTLGIPNAAQVSYVRYAGRRRLVRDYDDFFMKRGADEVDLVEIGGRTYYNLPHAHRDITYYPQKKRSIRKKRWQLLDTIEENFKNMLHRHD